The following proteins are co-located in the Apis mellifera strain DH4 linkage group LG11, Amel_HAv3.1, whole genome shotgun sequence genome:
- the LOC100577699 gene encoding 5-formyltetrahydrofolate cyclo-ligase — MTGIKSAKFALRKKMKNIIEQLSTEEKQRQSMEVFKKLCSLSQFQNSKRISLYLSTKDEIDTIPILKHIFEAKKEVFVPRYNGKEMEMVKLFSMEDYETLPLTKWNIKQPNYNENRENALETGGLDLILLPGLAFTINGKRLGHGMGYYDKFLELCLKKQQNKPHLIAVAFNEQLWEDIPTSENDIVLDLVLTEK, encoded by the exons atGACTGGAATAAAATCTGCCAAATTTGCTTTacgtaaaaaaatgaaaaatattattgaacaaCTTAGTActgaagaaaaacaaagacaATCAATggaagtatttaaaaaa CTATGTTCTCTATCACAATTTCAAAACAGTAAAAGAATCTCTTTATATCTAAGTACAAAAGATGAAATTGATACAAttccaatattaaaacatatattcgAAGCAAAAAAGGAAGTATTTGTTCCTAGATATAATGGAAAAGAGATGGAAATGGTTAAGTTATTTTCAATGGAAGATTATGAAACTTTACCATTAActaaatggaatattaaacaaccaaattataatgaaaatagagaaaatgcATTGGAAAcag gtggattagatttaatacttttaccGGGTCTTGCATTTACTATTAATG GGAAACGGTTGGGACATGGAATGGGTTATTATGacaaatttttggaattatgtTTAAAGAAACAACAAAACAAACCACATTTAATTGCAGTGGCATTTAATGAACAATTATGGGAAGATATTCCTACATCTGAAAATGACATTGTTTTGGATCTTGTACttacagaaaaataa